A single region of the Neotabrizicola shimadae genome encodes:
- a CDS encoding ABC transporter permease, which produces MAENRPLPLAEPAELYDEEEARFARARRTEAVAKWLLPVLVMVLAIYGWDRLVVLNDIPKYILPTPGLVVQTLIADWSLLFPAMLVTLQITLAALAVAVTGGVLLAILFTQSRYAEMSFFPFAVILQVTPIVSVAPLIFIYVENRYVALLLCAWIVAFFPILANTTLGLKSADHNLRDLMTIYRATRWQRLRFLQLPSALPYFLGGLRIAGGLSLIGAVVAEYVAGTGGIGSGLAFRILEAGYRLNIPRMYAALLLIALMGVVIFMATALLNHLLLRKWHESALKRES; this is translated from the coding sequence ATGGCCGAAAACCGCCCCCTTCCTCTGGCCGAGCCGGCCGAGTTGTACGACGAAGAGGAGGCCCGCTTTGCCCGCGCGCGCCGGACCGAGGCGGTTGCCAAATGGCTTCTGCCCGTCCTTGTCATGGTCCTTGCCATCTACGGCTGGGACCGGCTGGTGGTGCTGAACGACATTCCCAAATATATCCTGCCCACCCCCGGCCTGGTGGTGCAGACACTGATCGCCGACTGGTCGCTTCTGTTCCCGGCCATGCTGGTGACCTTGCAGATCACGCTGGCGGCGTTGGCCGTCGCGGTGACGGGCGGCGTGCTTCTGGCGATCCTCTTCACCCAAAGCCGCTATGCGGAGATGTCCTTCTTTCCCTTTGCGGTGATCTTGCAGGTCACGCCCATTGTCTCGGTGGCGCCGCTGATTTTCATCTATGTCGAGAACCGCTATGTGGCGCTTCTTCTGTGCGCCTGGATCGTGGCGTTCTTCCCGATCCTTGCCAACACGACGCTTGGCCTGAAGTCGGCCGATCACAACCTGCGCGACCTGATGACGATCTATCGCGCCACACGCTGGCAGCGCCTGCGCTTTCTGCAACTGCCTTCGGCGCTGCCCTATTTCCTGGGTGGCCTGCGCATTGCAGGGGGCCTCAGCCTGATCGGCGCCGTTGTGGCTGAATATGTTGCTGGCACCGGCGGAATCGGGTCGGGTCTGGCCTTCCGCATCCTCGAAGCGGGCTACCGTCTGAACATTCCCCGCATGTATGCGGCGCTGTTGCTGATCGCGCTGATGGGCGTGGTGATCTTCATGGCGACGGCCCTGCTGAATCACCTTCTCCTCCGCAAATGGCACGAAAGCGCCTTGAAGCGAGAGTCATGA
- a CDS encoding FAD-binding oxidoreductase, translating to MNLDAAKAALSHLDLDVNPASIKAKSRDFFWYSPVLKARLDHVTADFVVTPRTEAEVIEVLKVCHAHDVPVTTRGTGTGNYGQAMPLAGGCVMHLHKMNRIKDIQPGRVIVEPGALLKDIDEACAPHQELRMYSSTWATATIGGFVAGGSGGVGSVRWGGLRDLGNIIRLRVVTMEAEPRVLDFTGEEIHRISHAYGTNGIITELEMPLAPAYDWVQIFVTLDDFAAANRMAYDLAAEDGILIKLATVFEAPIAQDYFQRVAPHVGTGQAVVALMVAPHAMGGFLTFLARHPAQIIYRSDSTKWDREPGQIFEYCWNHTTLRAMKVDTSITYLQVGYGSDDPLPLVEEVRARFSPEVLQHVEVTRSGGRVAMGGLSLVKFTTEDRLDEIIRQHEEMGALIFNPHRYTLEEGGRQTVDLRQLEFKREADPKGLLNPGKMIAWDDPDWAYDRMYAWPGLRKAAE from the coding sequence ATGAACCTAGATGCCGCCAAGGCCGCCCTTTCCCACCTGGATCTCGACGTCAACCCAGCCTCGATCAAGGCAAAGAGCCGGGATTTCTTCTGGTACTCGCCCGTCCTGAAGGCGCGGCTGGACCATGTGACGGCCGATTTCGTCGTGACGCCGCGGACCGAGGCAGAGGTGATCGAGGTGCTGAAGGTCTGCCATGCCCATGACGTGCCGGTCACGACGCGCGGCACCGGCACCGGAAACTATGGCCAGGCGATGCCCCTTGCGGGGGGCTGCGTGATGCACCTGCACAAGATGAACCGGATCAAGGACATCCAGCCCGGCCGCGTGATCGTGGAACCCGGCGCGCTGCTGAAGGACATCGACGAAGCCTGCGCGCCGCATCAGGAACTGCGCATGTATTCCTCGACCTGGGCCACGGCGACCATCGGCGGCTTTGTGGCCGGCGGATCGGGCGGGGTCGGCTCGGTCCGGTGGGGTGGCTTGCGTGATCTTGGCAACATCATCCGCCTGCGCGTCGTGACGATGGAGGCCGAGCCGCGCGTGCTGGACTTCACCGGCGAGGAAATCCACCGCATCAGCCACGCCTACGGCACGAACGGCATCATCACCGAGCTGGAGATGCCGCTGGCCCCGGCCTATGACTGGGTGCAGATCTTCGTGACGCTGGACGATTTCGCAGCGGCCAACCGCATGGCCTATGACCTGGCCGCCGAGGACGGCATCCTCATCAAGCTCGCCACCGTCTTCGAAGCCCCGATCGCCCAGGACTATTTCCAGCGGGTCGCGCCCCATGTCGGGACAGGGCAGGCGGTTGTGGCGCTGATGGTCGCGCCGCACGCGATGGGGGGCTTCCTGACCTTCCTTGCCCGCCACCCGGCGCAGATCATCTATCGCTCCGACAGCACAAAGTGGGACCGCGAGCCAGGCCAGATTTTCGAATACTGCTGGAACCACACCACGTTGCGCGCCATGAAGGTGGACACGTCGATCACCTATCTTCAGGTTGGCTATGGCAGCGACGATCCCTTGCCGCTGGTCGAGGAGGTGCGCGCCCGCTTCTCCCCCGAGGTGCTGCAGCATGTCGAAGTGACGCGGTCCGGCGGGCGCGTGGCCATGGGCGGGCTGTCGCTGGTGAAGTTCACGACGGAGGACCGGCTTGACGAAATCATCCGCCAGCACGAGGAAATGGGCGCGCTGATCTTCAACCCCCACCGCTACACGCTGGAAGAGGGCGGTCGCCAGACGGTCGACCTGCGCCAGCTGGAATTCAAGCGCGAGGCCGATCCCAAGGGTCTCTTGAACCCCGGCAAGATGATCGCCTGGGATGATCCCGATTGGGCTTATGACCGGATGTATGCGTGGCCGGGGCTTCGGAAGGCGGCAGAATGA
- a CDS encoding cytosine deaminase: MMDFRTLPDLPRLRLANMTAPACLLGQQGDLVPLALTIEGGRIVADDPAAPAVDMGRAMVFPTFTDMHTHLDKGHIWPRTPNPDGSFAGALTAVGGDREASWSAEDVRARMEFSLRCALAHGTSAIRTHLDSIPPQDAISWGVFREVRADWAGRVDLQASCLVGCESVGTPAFEETARITAASGGVLGMVTYKVPGLQAYLDAFFDLAIKHGLDADFHVDETLDPTCNTLKVLAQTVIDRSFDAPVTVGHLCSLSTMPEHEALETLDLVAKAGINVVSLPMCNLYLQDRHAARTPRFRGITLVHEMQARGIRVSFASDNTRDPFYAYGDMDMIEVMREATRIGHLDHSGPDWPLAFSVNPALACGFAQPSFAPGAPADLVICKARSWTELFARPQADRIVLRAGRAIDRTLPDYAELDPLMRA, encoded by the coding sequence ATGATGGATTTCCGGACCCTTCCCGACCTGCCGCGCCTGCGGCTGGCCAACATGACCGCCCCCGCCTGCCTGCTGGGACAGCAGGGGGACCTTGTGCCGCTGGCGCTGACCATCGAGGGCGGGCGGATCGTGGCGGATGATCCGGCGGCGCCTGCGGTGGACATGGGCCGCGCAATGGTCTTTCCGACCTTCACCGACATGCACACACATCTGGACAAGGGCCATATCTGGCCCCGCACGCCGAACCCCGATGGCAGCTTTGCCGGCGCGCTGACGGCCGTGGGCGGCGACCGCGAGGCGTCGTGGTCCGCCGAGGATGTGCGCGCGCGGATGGAGTTCTCGCTGCGCTGCGCCTTGGCCCATGGAACCTCGGCCATCCGCACGCATCTGGACAGCATCCCGCCGCAGGACGCGATTTCCTGGGGCGTGTTCCGCGAAGTGCGGGCCGATTGGGCCGGGCGGGTCGACCTGCAGGCGTCCTGCCTGGTCGGCTGCGAAAGCGTGGGCACGCCCGCCTTCGAAGAGACCGCCCGGATCACCGCCGCCTCGGGCGGAGTGCTGGGCATGGTGACCTACAAGGTGCCCGGTCTTCAGGCATATCTTGACGCCTTCTTCGACCTGGCGATCAAGCACGGGCTGGACGCCGATTTCCATGTGGACGAGACGCTGGACCCGACCTGCAACACGCTGAAGGTCCTGGCCCAGACCGTGATTGACCGCAGCTTCGACGCCCCGGTGACGGTGGGCCACCTGTGTTCGCTGTCCACCATGCCCGAGCACGAGGCGCTGGAAACGCTGGACCTGGTGGCAAAGGCGGGCATCAACGTGGTCAGCCTGCCGATGTGCAACCTGTATCTGCAGGACCGGCACGCCGCCCGCACCCCGCGCTTTCGCGGCATCACGCTGGTGCACGAGATGCAGGCACGGGGCATCCGGGTCTCCTTCGCCTCGGACAACACCCGCGATCCCTTCTATGCCTATGGCGACATGGACATGATCGAAGTGATGCGCGAGGCAACCCGGATCGGCCACCTGGATCATTCCGGGCCGGACTGGCCTCTGGCATTCAGCGTCAACCCCGCCCTGGCCTGCGGGTTCGCGCAGCCGTCCTTCGCGCCCGGCGCACCGGCCGATCTTGTGATCTGCAAGGCGCGAAGCTGGACCGAGCTTTTCGCCCGCCCGCAAGCGGACCGTATCGTGTTGCGGGCAGGGCGTGCCATCGACCGGACCCTGCCCGATTACGCGGAACTCGACCCCCTGATGCGGGCCTGA